A window of the Enterobacteriaceae bacterium 4M9 genome harbors these coding sequences:
- the mdtI gene encoding multidrug/spermidine efflux SMR transporter subunit MdtI, which yields MQPFEWGHALWLMLAILLEIVANIFLKFSDGFRRKIYGMLSLVAVLAAFSALSQAVKGIELSVAYALWGGFGVAATVAAGWILFGQRLNRKGWFGLGLLLLGMMLIKLA from the coding sequence ATGCAGCCGTTTGAGTGGGGCCACGCCCTGTGGTTGATGCTGGCAATTTTGCTTGAAATCGTCGCCAATATTTTCCTTAAATTCTCCGACGGCTTTCGCCGTAAAATTTACGGCATGTTGTCGCTGGTGGCGGTCCTGGCGGCGTTCAGCGCCCTGTCACAGGCAGTTAAGGGCATAGAGCTTTCGGTTGCCTATGCGCTGTGGGGCGGTTTTGGCGTGGCAGCGACGGTTGCGGCGGGCTGGATATTGTTTGGCCAGAGGCTGAACCGCAAGGGCTGGTTCGGGCTGGGGCTGCTACTGCTGGGTATGATGCTCATTAAGCTTGCCTGA
- the asr gene encoding acid resistance repetitive basic protein Asr, protein MKKVLALVVAAAMSLSTCVFAAEQAPAAGTKAPQATSVQHKAMTKHSKKAPAQKAQAAKKHSKKAPAQKAQAAKKHSKKAPAQKAQAAKKHQKKAPAQKAQAAKKHQKKTALKKQATQNNAA, encoded by the coding sequence ATGAAAAAGGTATTAGCGCTGGTTGTTGCCGCTGCCATGAGTCTTTCCACTTGCGTATTCGCCGCTGAACAGGCACCGGCGGCTGGCACTAAGGCACCTCAAGCCACCTCGGTTCAGCATAAGGCAATGACAAAACACAGCAAAAAAGCCCCGGCACAGAAGGCTCAGGCTGCGAAAAAACACAGCAAAAAAGCCCCGGCGCAGAAAGCTCAGGCTGCGAAAAAACACAGCAAAAAAGCCCCGGCGCAGAAAGCTCAGGCTGCAAAAAAACACCAGAAAAAAGCCCCGGCACAGAAAGCTCAGGCTGCAAAAAAACATCAGAAAAAAACTGCACTCAAAAAACAGGCTACGCAGAATAACGCCGCGTAA
- a CDS encoding AI-2E family transporter, producing the protein MARHIITINGLKVVLMLGMLTIILAGIRVSADLIVPFILALFIAVILNPLVRLLGRLHIPRVLAVSLLVTAIVMLAVLLVAYLGTSLNELARTLPQYRSSLVAPLQTLEPWLQRAGIEVSVEEVLKYVDPNAAMTLITGLLAHLSSAMSSIFLLLLTVVFMLLEVPQLPVKLQQLMSRPVEGMDAIQRALNSVTHYLVLKTAISLVTGLVVWGMLSLLSVRFAFVWGLLAFSLNYIPNIGSVLAAIPPVAQVMVFSGFYDALVVIAGYLAINLLFGNILEPRIMGRGLGLSTLVVFLSLIFWGWLLGPVGMLLSVPLTIAAKIALEQSLSGRRIAFLLSDVHPDQAPHRRGAKQD; encoded by the coding sequence ATGGCCAGACACATCATCACAATAAATGGGTTAAAAGTGGTCCTGATGCTCGGCATGCTTACCATCATTCTTGCCGGTATCCGCGTCTCTGCCGATTTGATTGTCCCTTTTATCCTGGCGCTGTTTATTGCCGTCATCCTCAATCCGCTGGTGCGCCTGCTGGGCCGCCTGCACATCCCACGCGTCCTTGCCGTTTCGTTGCTGGTCACCGCCATCGTTATGCTGGCCGTGCTGCTGGTGGCCTATCTGGGTACCTCGCTCAACGAACTGGCGCGCACTCTGCCACAATACCGCTCCTCACTGGTTGCCCCCTTACAAACCCTGGAGCCCTGGTTACAGCGCGCGGGCATTGAGGTATCGGTGGAAGAAGTCCTGAAGTATGTCGACCCCAACGCCGCCATGACGCTCATTACCGGCCTGCTTGCCCACCTTTCCAGCGCCATGTCTTCTATCTTCCTGCTGCTTTTAACGGTGGTATTTATGCTGCTGGAGGTGCCACAGCTGCCGGTCAAGCTCCAGCAGCTAATGTCGCGCCCGGTAGAAGGGATGGATGCCATACAGCGTGCGCTCAACAGCGTTACCCATTACCTGGTGCTGAAAACCGCCATCAGCCTTGTCACCGGCCTGGTGGTGTGGGGCATGCTCTCCCTGCTGTCGGTACGCTTTGCCTTTGTCTGGGGACTGCTCGCCTTCTCGCTCAACTACATTCCCAACATCGGCTCGGTGCTGGCCGCGATCCCGCCCGTGGCACAAGTGATGGTGTTCAGCGGTTTTTATGACGCACTGGTGGTCATTGCTGGCTATCTGGCTATCAACCTGCTGTTTGGCAACATTCTGGAGCCGCGCATTATGGGGCGCGGGCTGGGACTCTCAACGCTGGTGGTATTTTTGTCGCTGATATTCTGGGGCTGGCTACTGGGACCGGTGGGGATGCTGCTGTCGGTGCCGCTCACCATCGCCGCAAAGATTGCCCTTGAGCAAAGCCTGAGCGGGCGGCGCATCGCATTTTTACTCAGCGATGTCCACCCGGACCAGGCGCCGCACCGTCGCGGCGCAAAGCAGGATTAA
- the pptA gene encoding tautomerase PptA yields MPHIDIKYFPRELSEEQKQALANDVCEVLKKHLQSKDSALSVALTEVAPEDWKAEVYDPVIKPALDSLVKKPGYTM; encoded by the coding sequence GTGCCGCACATTGATATTAAATATTTCCCCCGCGAGCTTTCTGAAGAGCAAAAGCAGGCGCTGGCCAACGACGTGTGTGAGGTGCTGAAAAAGCATCTGCAGTCCAAAGACAGCGCGCTGTCTGTGGCGTTAACCGAGGTCGCACCTGAGGACTGGAAGGCCGAGGTGTACGATCCGGTGATTAAGCCAGCGCTCGATAGCCTGGTGAAAAAACCCGGTTACACGATGTGA
- a CDS encoding alkene reductase, translated as MKTLFEPINVGRYTLTNRLVMAPMTRSRAHTDGTPGELAATYYAQRASMGLIVSEGTQPSEDGQGYLTTPGIYSEAHVAGWRNVAEAVHAQGGHLFIQLMHAGRMSHPDNTPHHRQGVAPSAIAPGSDMFTVTGMQPIPIPRALSTQEVRQTVDDFRHAARKAIEAGADGVEIHGANAYLIHQFLAPSANVRDDEYGGSLQNRARFAIEVATAIAQEIGADRTAIRLSPGMVLWGIDEGAEGPALYRYLVEALNKLGLAYLHIMHQGNEPLLAEIRQRWQGTLIVNRPGKAREDIGQDIAQGVAELEAYGQMVLANPDFVERLRTGAVLNEADRQTYFGGGAQGYIDYPVLDKAL; from the coding sequence ATGAAAACCCTGTTTGAACCGATTAACGTTGGCCGTTATACCCTGACAAACCGCCTGGTGATGGCCCCGATGACCCGCTCACGTGCACATACCGATGGCACACCGGGCGAGCTGGCCGCAACATATTACGCTCAGCGTGCAAGCATGGGGCTTATCGTGAGCGAGGGCACTCAACCGTCAGAAGATGGTCAGGGCTATCTGACCACGCCGGGCATCTACAGCGAGGCGCACGTAGCGGGCTGGCGTAATGTTGCCGAGGCGGTACACGCGCAGGGCGGGCATTTATTTATTCAACTGATGCACGCCGGGCGCATGTCGCACCCGGACAATACGCCGCATCATCGCCAGGGCGTTGCGCCGTCGGCTATCGCTCCAGGCAGTGACATGTTTACTGTGACAGGCATGCAGCCCATCCCGATACCGCGTGCGCTGAGTACGCAAGAAGTTCGCCAGACGGTGGATGATTTTCGCCACGCGGCGCGCAAGGCGATAGAAGCGGGGGCCGATGGCGTAGAGATTCACGGCGCTAACGCTTATCTGATTCATCAGTTCCTGGCACCGAGTGCCAACGTGCGCGACGATGAATACGGCGGCTCGCTGCAAAACCGTGCCCGGTTTGCTATTGAGGTGGCTACGGCGATTGCTCAGGAAATTGGTGCCGACAGAACGGCTATTCGCCTGTCGCCAGGTATGGTGTTGTGGGGCATTGACGAAGGGGCAGAAGGCCCGGCGCTGTACCGTTATCTGGTGGAGGCGCTTAACAAGCTGGGGCTGGCGTACCTGCATATCATGCATCAGGGCAATGAGCCGCTGCTGGCAGAGATTCGCCAGCGCTGGCAGGGAACACTCATTGTTAACCGTCCCGGTAAGGCACGGGAAGACATCGGGCAGGATATTGCTCAGGGTGTCGCCGAGCTTGAAGCCTACGGGCAGATGGTGCTGGCAAACCCGGATTTTGTTGAGCGACTGCGTACAGGGGCTGTGCTCAATGAGGCCGACAGGCAGACTTATTTCGGCGGTGGTGCGCAGGGCTATATTGATTATCCCGTTCTGGATAAGGCTTTATAA
- a CDS encoding LysR family transcriptional regulator, which yields MELLNDMALFVEVVRAKGFRRAAQALDMPGSTLSRRISQLERAIGLRLLHRTTRKIELTEAGQIYFERCQRIVDEARLAHEQLGEMLTQPTGTVRISLPVDFAVTWLAQPLVEFAARYPAIDFSLDLTPRQISLISDPFDLAVRIGEPEDSQLIARPLITFTPQLYASPGYLARAGEPQSPAELEHHTCLNMPGTRRWTLHNGQQRVTTDVSGRFSLNNMGMIRRLAVLDAGLILVAEKLVAEDVACGRLRNVLPDWSGTPLPVYALTATRLLPARVQLLLAFLRERLAQ from the coding sequence ATGGAATTACTGAACGACATGGCGCTGTTTGTGGAAGTGGTGCGGGCAAAGGGCTTCCGTCGCGCGGCACAGGCGCTGGATATGCCGGGTTCCACGCTGTCTCGGCGCATCAGCCAGCTTGAGCGTGCGATTGGTCTGCGCTTACTGCACCGTACCACGCGCAAAATTGAACTGACCGAGGCCGGGCAAATCTACTTTGAGCGCTGCCAGCGCATAGTGGATGAGGCGCGTCTGGCTCACGAACAGCTTGGTGAGATGCTGACGCAGCCCACTGGCACCGTGCGCATTTCGCTGCCAGTGGATTTTGCTGTGACCTGGCTTGCCCAACCGTTGGTGGAATTTGCCGCGCGTTACCCGGCAATTGATTTCAGTCTGGATCTGACGCCGCGGCAAATCAGCCTTATCAGCGATCCGTTCGATCTGGCCGTGCGCATTGGCGAACCGGAGGACTCGCAGCTTATCGCCCGCCCGCTGATCACCTTCACACCACAACTTTATGCCTCACCCGGGTATCTGGCGCGCGCCGGTGAGCCCCAAAGCCCGGCAGAGCTGGAGCACCACACCTGCCTGAACATGCCTGGCACCCGGCGCTGGACGCTGCACAACGGCCAGCAACGTGTGACCACCGACGTCAGCGGGCGTTTTTCGCTCAACAATATGGGAATGATTCGCCGACTGGCCGTTCTTGATGCAGGGCTGATTCTGGTGGCAGAAAAACTGGTCGCTGAAGACGTAGCCTGCGGCAGGCTGCGTAACGTACTACCTGACTGGTCCGGCACGCCATTGCCGGTTTATGCCCTGACGGCAACGCGCCTGCTGCCCGCCAGGGTCCAGCTTTTGCTGGCGTTTTTACGCGAGCGGCTGGCGCAGTAA
- the mdtJ gene encoding multidrug/spermidine efflux SMR transporter subunit MdtJ — protein MFYWLLLALAIVAEITGTLSMRWASEGNGVAGYIIMLAMIAISYIFLAFAVKRIALGVAYAMWEGIGILFITLFSVLLFNESLSVMKLAGLGTLVAGIALIKSGTRTQEKTEVPHAAV, from the coding sequence ATGTTTTACTGGCTATTACTGGCCCTGGCTATTGTGGCTGAAATTACCGGAACGCTGTCGATGAGATGGGCTAGCGAAGGTAATGGGGTTGCTGGTTATATTATTATGCTGGCAATGATCGCCATTTCTTATATTTTCCTGGCTTTTGCCGTAAAGCGTATTGCGCTGGGTGTGGCATACGCCATGTGGGAAGGCATCGGTATATTATTTATTACGCTTTTTAGCGTGCTGTTATTTAACGAGTCGCTGTCGGTAATGAAACTTGCCGGACTTGGCACGCTGGTCGCGGGTATTGCGCTGATTAAATCTGGCACCCGTACCCAGGAAAAGACGGAGGTGCCTCATGCAGCCGTTTGA
- a CDS encoding HAD family hydrolase encodes MKIKLIAVDMDGTFLDDNKQYDKERFMAQYVALRDKGIKFVVASGNQYYQLISFFPDIRHDIAFVAENGALVYDRDERLWHGELSRDNYQKVLDTLATFDGVNFVACGLESAYVREGTPEAFMALMAKHYHRLKPVTNLRDIDDVIFKFSLNLPDAEIPALVNQLHHSLDGIVKPVTSGFGFVDLIIPGAHKASGLQRLLDRWHITAQECVAVGDSGNDVEMLRLVGYPFAMANAASEVKDVARYETTSNNQAGVLRIIDQVLNGEGPFR; translated from the coding sequence ATGAAAATCAAACTTATTGCCGTTGATATGGACGGCACCTTTCTTGATGATAATAAACAATATGATAAAGAAAGGTTTATGGCGCAGTACGTTGCACTGCGTGATAAAGGCATTAAATTCGTCGTCGCCAGCGGCAATCAGTATTACCAGCTTATCTCCTTTTTTCCTGACATTCGCCACGATATCGCCTTTGTTGCCGAGAACGGTGCGCTGGTGTATGACCGTGACGAGCGCCTGTGGCACGGCGAACTGAGCCGCGATAACTACCAGAAGGTGCTGGACACGCTGGCGACGTTTGACGGCGTTAATTTTGTCGCCTGCGGTCTTGAGAGCGCTTACGTGCGTGAAGGCACGCCGGAAGCCTTTATGGCGCTGATGGCAAAGCATTATCATCGCCTGAAGCCAGTGACAAATCTGCGTGACATCGATGACGTCATTTTCAAATTCTCGCTCAACCTGCCAGATGCCGAAATCCCGGCGCTGGTGAATCAGCTTCATCATTCACTGGACGGCATTGTAAAACCGGTGACCAGCGGTTTTGGTTTTGTCGATTTGATCATTCCTGGTGCGCATAAGGCAAGCGGTCTACAGCGCCTGCTCGACAGATGGCATATCACGGCGCAGGAGTGCGTGGCGGTGGGTGACAGCGGTAATGATGTCGAAATGCTGCGCCTGGTGGGTTATCCGTTTGCCATGGCGAATGCGGCAAGCGAAGTGAAGGACGTGGCGCGCTATGAAACCACGTCCAACAACCAGGCCGGCGTGCTGCGCATTATCGACCAGGTACTCAACGGCGAAGGCCCGTTCCGTTAA
- a CDS encoding site-specific integrase: MFRLHRGSGDFLFHVTDSQGLPHLLLTVYACRADRFHSPATVKAYLRHLLAFFSWAGQDETVKRQHWDLLGNSSQVRAVLEHFLTTQLHCTLFFGRDLSGGDIRKVQVTWGKAHRINHLLAALRSFYQLLISMQLYPHLHPLDSPHAQNMIAEIRQQHLDDFVRINQRPPMPSDSGIDHWRPLRLTSSYYRIKDNQWIPEYLDDPELMGHVLASGEQGGWNLQDIALVRILFDTGCRIHEACALTMHDWKVSGFRNMFMSLSKGSRGKRVKNIIITDKTLKVLLRYIRNDRPELLPYINGRSALPPENVHRLPLFCTKRGHPLTPDNFRRYRWTPVLAVAGLKIRMHQVRHWFVTMALNEIHRSAVSEADLLQKRSALQVLMGWRSDMLPAYDQARQRNDLPLLASAIHTYIEDKQLEAQAACGVPDDKESQGSLMLKEMFEGRNYER, encoded by the coding sequence ATGTTTCGGTTACATCGCGGTAGTGGTGATTTTCTATTTCATGTAACAGATTCTCAGGGGCTGCCACATTTACTGTTGACGGTTTATGCGTGCCGAGCCGACAGGTTCCATTCACCAGCTACAGTTAAGGCTTATCTCAGGCATCTTCTGGCATTTTTTTCGTGGGCTGGGCAGGATGAAACAGTTAAACGCCAGCATTGGGATTTGCTGGGCAACAGCAGTCAGGTCCGTGCTGTACTCGAACATTTCCTGACAACCCAGCTGCACTGCACCTTATTTTTCGGACGCGATCTGTCAGGAGGAGATATTCGCAAGGTGCAGGTTACTTGGGGAAAAGCCCACCGGATAAATCATCTGTTAGCTGCGCTGCGATCTTTTTATCAGTTACTCATCTCGATGCAGCTGTATCCTCATCTTCACCCTCTTGATTCACCCCATGCCCAAAATATGATTGCCGAAATCCGGCAGCAGCATCTTGATGACTTTGTGAGAATAAATCAGCGACCGCCGATGCCATCAGACAGTGGCATCGACCATTGGCGTCCTCTCAGACTGACTTCTTCGTATTACAGAATTAAAGATAATCAATGGATTCCTGAGTATTTGGACGATCCGGAACTCATGGGGCATGTGCTGGCCTCAGGCGAACAGGGCGGCTGGAACCTACAGGATATAGCGCTCGTGAGAATACTTTTCGATACGGGCTGCAGAATACACGAGGCCTGCGCGCTGACCATGCATGACTGGAAGGTCAGCGGTTTTCGCAACATGTTCATGTCGCTAAGTAAAGGCAGTCGTGGGAAGCGGGTCAAGAATATTATCATCACGGATAAAACGCTGAAGGTGCTGCTGCGCTATATCAGAAATGACAGGCCTGAGCTGCTGCCATATATCAACGGGCGCTCCGCTTTGCCTCCCGAAAATGTTCACCGGCTTCCTCTCTTCTGTACAAAAAGAGGTCATCCACTGACACCGGACAACTTTAGGCGTTACCGGTGGACGCCTGTGCTGGCCGTTGCCGGGCTTAAGATACGTATGCACCAAGTTCGACACTGGTTTGTCACGATGGCACTGAACGAGATCCACCGTAGCGCCGTTTCAGAGGCTGATCTTCTGCAGAAACGCAGCGCCCTACAGGTATTAATGGGATGGAGATCCGATATGTTGCCAGCTTATGATCAAGCCCGACAGCGTAATGATTTGCCTTTGCTGGCAAGTGCAATACACACCTACATCGAAGACAAGCAGTTGGAGGCTCAAGCTGCTTGTGGTGTGCCCGATGACAAGGAAAGTCAGGGCTCGCTGATGCTGAAAGAAATGTTTGAGGGGAGAAACTATGAGCGTTGA
- a CDS encoding carboxypeptidase M32, protein MKPTYYQQLTQTFQRLSRFSHLSAIAGWDMYTMMPSGGSQARSEALAELSVLQHQILTAPQTGEWLDGAEQEPLNELEQANLREMRRSYQQAVLLPTELVQAKSLAGSHCEHAWRSQRPANDWQSFAVNLKEVVKFSREEAEIRARAAGVSRYDALLDVFEPGMTSRRLDVLFGDLKSWLPALLQRAVEKQAQKPLIAPEGPFPVEKQRALGLDAMTLLGFDFNGGRLDVSAHPFCGGVPEDVRITTRYREDELFSALLGVIHETGHARYEQNLPREWAGQPIALARSTAIHESQSLFFEMQLARSTPFLKRLRPQIIAHFAEQPAFEERNYIAWNQRVKPGLIRIDADEVSYPAHIVLRYEIERALIDGDIEVDDIPALWDEKMQAWLGLSTLGNYRDGCMQDIHWTDGGFGYFPTYTLGAMYAAQLFQSARRALPGLEDDIAQGDISALFDWLRQNIWQHGSRFTTTQLIENATGEDLNPQWFRQHLEARYL, encoded by the coding sequence ATGAAGCCAACATACTATCAGCAGCTGACCCAGACCTTTCAACGCCTGTCCCGTTTCTCCCATCTCTCGGCTATCGCTGGCTGGGATATGTACACCATGATGCCCTCCGGTGGCAGTCAGGCACGCAGTGAAGCGCTGGCCGAACTGAGCGTGCTGCAACACCAAATTCTGACCGCGCCACAAACCGGCGAATGGCTTGACGGCGCAGAGCAGGAGCCACTTAATGAGCTGGAGCAGGCTAACCTGCGCGAAATGCGCCGCAGTTACCAGCAGGCGGTGCTGCTGCCTACGGAACTGGTACAGGCGAAATCCCTCGCCGGTAGCCACTGCGAACACGCCTGGCGCAGCCAGCGCCCGGCTAACGACTGGCAAAGCTTTGCCGTAAACCTCAAAGAAGTGGTGAAATTCAGCCGCGAAGAGGCCGAGATCCGCGCCAGAGCAGCGGGTGTCTCCCGCTATGATGCACTGCTGGACGTATTTGAACCCGGCATGACCAGCCGCCGCCTCGATGTGCTGTTTGGCGACCTTAAAAGCTGGCTACCGGCGTTACTCCAGCGAGCCGTCGAAAAGCAGGCACAGAAACCGCTTATTGCTCCCGAAGGTCCTTTCCCGGTAGAAAAACAGCGCGCCCTGGGGCTGGACGCCATGACGCTGCTTGGTTTTGACTTTAACGGCGGGCGCCTTGACGTCAGCGCCCATCCGTTTTGCGGTGGCGTGCCTGAAGATGTACGTATCACTACGCGCTACCGGGAAGACGAACTGTTCAGCGCTCTGCTGGGCGTGATTCATGAAACCGGCCACGCACGCTATGAACAGAATCTGCCACGCGAATGGGCAGGCCAGCCGATCGCCCTGGCGCGCTCGACGGCTATTCATGAATCCCAGAGCCTGTTTTTTGAAATGCAGCTTGCGCGCAGCACACCGTTCCTTAAACGCCTGCGCCCGCAGATTATCGCTCACTTCGCAGAACAACCCGCGTTTGAAGAACGTAACTATATTGCCTGGAACCAGCGCGTGAAACCGGGTCTGATTCGTATTGATGCCGATGAGGTCAGCTACCCTGCCCACATAGTGCTGCGCTATGAAATTGAACGTGCGCTTATTGATGGTGATATTGAAGTGGATGATATCCCCGCGCTGTGGGATGAGAAAATGCAGGCGTGGCTTGGTCTTTCCACCCTGGGCAACTATCGCGACGGCTGCATGCAGGATATCCACTGGACTGACGGCGGGTTTGGCTACTTCCCCACCTATACGCTGGGTGCAATGTACGCCGCGCAGCTCTTCCAGAGCGCACGTCGCGCCCTGCCGGGCCTTGAAGACGATATTGCCCAGGGCGATATCAGCGCGCTGTTTGACTGGCTGCGCCAGAATATCTGGCAGCACGGCAGCCGCTTTACCACCACACAGCTGATTGAAAACGCCACCGGGGAAGATCTCAATCCACAATGGTTTCGCCAGCATCTGGAAGCCCGCTACCTGTAA
- a CDS encoding serine protease has protein sequence MRKTFMLFVGSLYLLPQPGWSDVGDTDTLNAAEIQTLFFGKDERVRVDNPTTPPWDAIGQLETASGNLCTATLIAPNLALTAGHCLLTPPDGAPDKAVALRFVSRNGIWRYEIHGIEGRVTSSLRRRLKPDGDGWIVPPAAAPWDFGLVVLNYAISGITPVPLFQGDKDALTAALKAQDRKVTQSGYPEDHLNTLYRHENCQVTGWPQQSVLSHRCDTLPGDSGSPLLLKTDNGWALIAVQSSAPAAKDRNRADNRAIAVTGFRDKLMKLAEL, from the coding sequence ATGCGTAAAACTTTTATGTTATTTGTGGGCTCGCTGTACTTACTGCCTCAGCCCGGCTGGAGCGACGTCGGCGATACCGACACCCTTAATGCCGCAGAAATTCAGACACTGTTTTTTGGCAAAGATGAGCGCGTGCGCGTCGACAATCCGACCACGCCACCGTGGGATGCCATCGGCCAGCTCGAAACCGCCAGCGGAAATCTGTGCACCGCCACGCTCATCGCTCCGAATCTGGCGCTAACTGCAGGCCATTGTCTGCTGACGCCACCCGACGGCGCTCCGGATAAAGCCGTCGCGCTGCGCTTTGTCTCACGCAACGGCATCTGGCGCTATGAAATCCACGGTATTGAAGGCCGGGTTACCTCTTCCCTGCGCCGGCGCCTGAAACCGGACGGTGACGGCTGGATAGTCCCACCTGCCGCCGCGCCGTGGGATTTTGGGCTGGTGGTGCTGAACTATGCCATCTCGGGCATCACGCCTGTTCCACTGTTTCAGGGCGACAAGGACGCACTCACCGCCGCGCTCAAAGCCCAGGACCGTAAAGTCACGCAGTCAGGTTACCCGGAAGATCACCTTAATACGCTCTACCGCCATGAAAACTGCCAGGTTACGGGTTGGCCGCAGCAGTCGGTGCTGTCTCACCGCTGCGACACCTTACCAGGAGACAGCGGTTCGCCGCTTTTGTTAAAAACTGACAACGGCTGGGCACTTATTGCCGTACAAAGCTCTGCCCCCGCAGCCAAAGACCGCAACCGCGCTGATAACCGCGCCATTGCCGTTACCGGCTTTCGCGATAAGCTGATGAAACTGGCTGAACTCTGA